Part of the Macrobrachium nipponense isolate FS-2020 chromosome 19, ASM1510439v2, whole genome shotgun sequence genome, TTTGAGTATTATCACAGTAAAGCTAATGGTTGATAACACATAATGATATGAAATTGAGATCGGTGGCATCTTAAGGTATATAATAGCTTTTGATATTCTACCATTTTTGAGTGTCTTTGAAGACTTGTAATATAGCATTTATGCAAAGTGTAAAGAGGCATTAAATAACATCATTTGATATATCACAGTAAAAGCTAATGGTTGATAACACATAATGATATGAAATTGAGATCGGTGGCATCTTAAGGTATATAATAGCTTTTGATATTCTGATCATTCAATTCACCACCGATGGTCCTAAAAGCCTACCTGAAACTCCTACCATTATAGCTGCTTGTGTTGCGTGAGAATACcgtgggactttttttttatcaaattacatATGACATAAAAAATGGTAGCGTGTAATTAAAAGAATCCATGCCCATAAGCGTTGCCTACAATGTATACTATAGTGTTGCAAGGTAAAAATATAGAAACTTTAAGGAAGACATCCGTTcacatgtttctttccctaacatattccctttcttttcaTCACCGTCATCACTTTCGATCTATTTCCTGCCTCCAATTTCTCTAATGTGAACAGCATCTACCCACACGGGCTTCATATCAGGTAGTTCTATGGAGGACACAAATTCACGCAGCGATAGTTTAGTTTCTTCATCAGCCGTCGTTCTCATGCTGCCTTTGAAGAGGGTTATGTGAGGAGCATAAGGCCTCTTGTCAGTGCAGGGTATGCCGTGCTTCTCAAAGGTATCTACTACCTTTGATCTGAGGTCGAGGAGATCCTGACTTCTCTCGATTTCGACGTACAGAAATTTGCCGCTGAAGTGTCCGAGGCTGAGGAAATTCGCTTGGAAGCTGGGTCTCTGCGAAATGATAACAGTGATAATTATTAGGCATCAAGGAATTATTAGACATCAAGGCACTAAATCTTTTATTGGGGTATTATTATGCGATAGAATGTCGTGTAGCTGCTCCTCTATACTTGCGAAAGAGTTGGGTAATGAACGGCTGTTTATACCTTGATCTGTTCGTAAGTCCATTTTGATATTCATACAGTATTATTAATGGTTTTCCATATTAAAACACAATTCTATTACTGTATTGTATTTTATGGAGTATTTTATTAATACGAATGGTATATAAAACCTAAATACATTCCGCAAATTATGCTGATACTAATGCGGTAAAGTACAGCTTTTcttacctttaaaaaaattttaacttaCGATCACGGTTGTCGGTATCTCTGAAAGTTCGTAACTTGAAAGATCGTCAGTAGAAAAGTGTCTGTATGGTATAAATAGTTTTCTTAAGCCACGGAGCGATTTTCTAGTTTTTTAAGCAGCTATTATATAATTCCTACGCATTGTAAAGCTGGCGGTAACCATCTTTTGAGATTTGAACAGGTGATCGCTGAAATAGTAGGCTAATGCTTTATCCACTCAACCTCTCTTGCTCCCTTGTGCTTGAGTAGAAAAGGACATTGTCAGTACTTATTTCGTCTTCGAGGGAAAGtataatttaatttcataatcTACAGGCAATGCTCGTCTAAGTTAAAAGACAGATTTTTTATAGTACCATAATAGCAAACACTTCTACGCAAACTTAGTAAATAATTTTGCTTAACAAtcagtttatgttgaagataGGATATCACTACATGTCTGTGGATACAAGTAGGAATATTCTTTTGTAGCGACATTGAAATTATGCTCGAATAGGTGGACAAT contains:
- the LOC135218578 gene encoding uncharacterized protein LOC135218578 isoform X2, whose translation is MAEAFVKMFDAAPSSLVADSPRTRASPTHYVYIELEDEVISQLRVLQEALSEEAMKFDLEEIDILHAHITLGVFDLRPCMQEYSEESLDCLKRELLLEVMEDRPSFQANFLSLGHFSGKFLYVEIERSQDLLDLRSKVVDTFEKHGIPCTDKRPYAPHITLFKGSMRTTADEETKLSLREFVSSIELPDMKPVWVDAVHIREIGGRK